The sequence TGATAACCGCGGCTAAAGGTTTCGTTCGTAAAGAACTGAACGTTGTAGAAGTTGAAGCCGAAACGGGCTTCGTTGCTGATCGAGTTCGTCGGGGCCCACTGCCACGCGAACGAACCGCGCGGACGAATCGAATCCTGTCCGTCGCCAGGGGCGCCGGGGAACGGCTCTCCGCCTGAGTTCGGAAACAGGAAGGTGAAGCGGTTGAAGATCGCTTCAATTCGGTTGCGCGAGTTGATGTCATAGTCAACGCGAAAACCCCAAAGGTCACTCGTGCTGCCTTGCGGCGTGTTGAAACGGAATGTGCCGGTGTTCGACAGCGTTCCGGAGTTCGGAACGTTCGCATTAAACAGGTCGCCCGTTGTCGGGTCATTAGGCAGCGGCGCTCGGCGCGCGAGTTCCGCAGTGATCGGGTCAACCGGGCGGCCCGTCAGGGTCAGCAGGTTGATGGTTTGAATAGATCCGTTCGTGACGCCCGGAGGACACGCCGGCGCGGTGCCCGCGCCGCAGGTTGCGCGATAGCGGAAGATGCCATTGCGCGCATCGTTCCTCAGGAAAGTGCGAGTGACGCTGGCTTCCTGCTTGGTGCGCGTGCCTTCATAGAAGAAGAAGAAGAACAGCTTGTCTTTGCCGTACCACGAATCGCCGCCTTCTCCGAACCTCGGGATCCGCATCGGACCGCCGATGTTAAAGCCGAACTGGTTCTGAAGTAGCACCGGGCGCGGCAGGCGTAAGTCGCCGACCTGCGCGCGGCCGGAAACAACTGCCAAGTCGGAAGCCACAAAGCGACCGGCGGCGTTGTTAAAGAAGGTGTTGGCGTCCAGGACGTTGTTGCGATGGAACTCAAAGAGTTGGCCATGGAACTCGCCGGTACCGCGCGGGGTAACGAGCTTCAGCTGCGCCACACCCAAACCGTCGGCGGCGCTCGCGTTCTGCGTCGTCAGCGTGAACTCCGAAACGCTCGCCACACTCGGGGCGGCGACGCCGAAGAAGCTGTCCGTGCGAATGAAGTTATCGTTGATGTTGATGCCATCCCACGTCAGGTTGGTGAACGTGCCGCGCAGACCGTTAACCGATGCCGTGCGCGTGCCTGAGCCGCTTGAGTTGACGCCAGCCTGAAGTCCGGCGAGCGTGAGCGGGTTACGACCGTTGAGCGGCAGGTCTTGAATCTGACGCTCGAGAACGGTGTTCTTCAACTCTGCGTTCTCGGTGTGGACGACCGCCTGCGCGTCGGACGCGGTGACCGTCACCGTCTCGCCGACGCCACCGACTTCCATGTCGATGTTGACGGTTGACGTCTCGTTGATGTTGACGGTCAGATCGGGCACCGTCGTTTTCTTGAAACCTGAGGCCTCAACGTCGACGGTGTAAACACCGGCGCGTAAATCGTTAAAGGCGAAGCTGCCGTCATCGCCGGTAGTGGCTGTCTTGACGGCCTTGGTGGCACTGTCTGTTAGCGTCACCGTGGCGCCCGTGATGGCCGCGCCTTGCGGGTCTTTTACGGTACCGCTGACACGCGTGACGCTGCCTTGGGCGAAGGCGCTGGAGGCGATGAGGCCACAAAGCGCAATCGCCACCATAAATCGAGCAAATGCGTTACTGAACATTCCAAATCTCCTTTTGCTGGTTATTCCTTCGGATCAAATGACTAAAGGGCACGAATGGTTGAAAGTTCTGCAAGAATTATGCCGACTGGGGAACGCGGCTCAAAAGCGTCGAAACCTCTTATTTACACGGCGGGGAAGATATTGTTAAGTCCAAAATATTGATGATTTTGGATCGATTTACAAATCCATGAACGGAGTGATCGACCCACGCTTGTCATCGCTTCACTAAACGTACAAATTCTTGGATCTTTTTTCGCAGTCGATTGATTCAGCAAGCCGCGAAAAGGATCGTTGTGGGAATGAAATTTATCGTCGCGAATACGAAGGTCCTGGCAGGCACTTAAGCCTTTCAACGGTGACGGTGAGATCAAAGTCCGGTGACGTACGTCATGTTCCTTTCACGACCTGGAACTCCATCTGAAGCTCTTTCCCGCGAAAGACCATGTTTAGGTAGAACTCCCAGAATTTTCTGGTGAAGCGAAACGACGGCCAGCGCTGGTCGAGGTTTACCAGAAACTCCAGTCCGATCGCGCGCCAGAGGTTGGCCAGGGTCACGTAAGTGCGGATGGCTTTGAGGCGAACTTCGGTGTAGAAGGGAAAGAGTTGGCGATCGTCGATGAAACAGTTGAACGAGTAGCTATTAAAATGATTACGGTGCGTCGGGTCGGTCGCCCAGTCGGGATTTGTGTAATGCGGCGTCACGATCATGAGGCGGGCGCCCGGCTTCGCGATGCGATGTAGCTCAGTGACCAGCGACATCACGTCCGGCACATGCTCAATCACGTGCCGGCAAACAATCTCGTCAAATTCGTTGTCAGGGAATGGATACGGCACAACGCCGAGGTCGTGCACTACATCGGCGTGCGCCCGCGGATTCGAATCGATGCCGATTGCGCCCGGGACTTTGTTCCAGCCGCAGCCGACGTCAAGGATCTTGCGAGCCGGGTTTACTTTGTCGTCGGCGTTCGTCATGCGAAGGAATCAATTCTTCTTATTGGCTTTAATGTAGCCTTCCAACTTCTGCCGCTCGGGATAGTTCGGTTGCTTCTTGAGAAACTCCTCGTACTCAAGCGCCGCTTTCTCTTTAGAACCCCCCGCGTCGTAGATCCAAGCGAGGCGCAAATGAGCCTGGGGATAACCCAACCCGGCGGCCGAATTCAGATGAAGAATTGCCTTGGGTCGCTGGTCCATTTGCGCGTAGGCGTCACCGAGGAGCAGATTCGCTTCGCCCGAATCGGGTTGCAATCCGACGAGCTTTGTCAGAGGTTCGACTGCGTCAGCAAATCTCTTTTGTTTTAGTCGCAGCCTGCCAAAATCGAGCAGTGCGAGCGCGAAGTTCGGCCGTGCTGACAGCGCGCTCAGATACGCCTGCTCTGCTTCATCATACTTTCCCTGGCTGCCGAGGAGCGTTCCCAAAATTGTCTGGGCTTGATAGTCAGCTTTGTCGCTGGCCACCATCTGCCTCAACAAAGAGATTGCCTGATCGTAATTCTTATCGACGACCGCGTCTTCTGCTTTCTTGAACAGCCGCTTGTTGGTGACGGTTCGTTCATGAACATCAGCAGCCGAGATCGTGCCACCCTTCGCAGCATCACTTAGCGGCTGCCACTCGAACGCAATGTCGTGCTGAAGTCCGTATGGCGCATGCAGGGACGACAATATTATACGGGTTCGCGACACTTCATGATGATCGACTTCGACGGCCAATTCATACTCACCTGGCGGCAAATCGGAAAAGCGGTAACGGCCGCCGCTAATGACCGTCTGTCTTCCGAATTCAGGGCCGGTCGGGCGCGCGCGTTCCTTATCGGACGGGCGGAAGAGGATCACGCTCGCCTGAGGAGGGGTGGCGCGCTGGGCGGCTCCTTTGACCGTGATCTTAACTTCACCGAATATACTCGGATTGTCTCTTTGGGCGAGGCCACAAATACTGGCCGTTAGAATCACAGAGCAAACACCGGC is a genomic window of Pyrinomonadaceae bacterium containing:
- a CDS encoding class I SAM-dependent methyltransferase — its product is MTNADDKVNPARKILDVGCGWNKVPGAIGIDSNPRAHADVVHDLGVVPYPFPDNEFDEIVCRHVIEHVPDVMSLVTELHRIAKPGARLMIVTPHYTNPDWATDPTHRNHFNSYSFNCFIDDRQLFPFYTEVRLKAIRTYVTLANLWRAIGLEFLVNLDQRWPSFRFTRKFWEFYLNMVFRGKELQMEFQVVKGT
- a CDS encoding tetratricopeptide repeat protein, producing the protein MTIKFFRLAGVCSVILTASICGLAQRDNPSIFGEVKITVKGAAQRATPPQASVILFRPSDKERARPTGPEFGRQTVISGGRYRFSDLPPGEYELAVEVDHHEVSRTRIILSSLHAPYGLQHDIAFEWQPLSDAAKGGTISAADVHERTVTNKRLFKKAEDAVVDKNYDQAISLLRQMVASDKADYQAQTILGTLLGSQGKYDEAEQAYLSALSARPNFALALLDFGRLRLKQKRFADAVEPLTKLVGLQPDSGEANLLLGDAYAQMDQRPKAILHLNSAAGLGYPQAHLRLAWIYDAGGSKEKAALEYEEFLKKQPNYPERQKLEGYIKANKKN